Below is a genomic region from Microbacterium esteraromaticum.
CCCCTCGACGGCTCGGCCGCTGACGACGAGTCCGCGGTGCGGACGCTCGTCTCGACGAGCGGGTTCGTCGCGCATCCCGCGCTCTCCCCCGACGGCGAGCGTCTCGCCTGGGTGCAGTGGAGCACCGTCCGGATGCCCTGGGAGCAGGCCCTTCTGCACGTCGCCCCTGTGGGCGGCGACGAGATCGAGTCCACGCGCACGCACGCCGCCCTTCAGCCTGAGTGGGTGAGCGACGACGAGCTGCTCCACCTCGACGATCCCTCGGGTCGCTGGAACCTGCGGCGGCTGCGTCTCGGCGAGACCTCGACCGGTTTCGCCGCTGCCGATGCCGACACCGGTGGCCCGCTCTGGGTGCTCGGCACCCGCTGGTATCAGCCCCTCGACGACGGCCGGGTCGTCGCCGTGCGCACGAACGGCGCTGACCAGATCGTGCAGATCTCGCCCGACGGCGAGAGCGTCGAGCTGCTCACCCTGCCGATCACGGCCGAGGCGAGCGTCGACGACGCCCGGGGCTCGAAGGTGCTCATCTCGGGCGCCGGGCGCACGGTCGGCGCGGGGCTGTGGTGCGTCGATCTCGATGACGGAACCATCACGACCGTGACGGGCGGCGCTGAGGCAGACGCCCGCTGGGTGCCACGCGCCAGGCCCGTGACCTTCGACGGCCCGCACGGGCCCGTGCACGCCTTCGACTACCCGCCCACGAACCCCGATGCGACTGCTCCGGATGGCGAGCTGCCGCCGTACATCGTCATGGTGCACGGCGGACCCACCGCACACGTGTCGGGTGCGGCATCCACCGCCTACGCCTACTGGACCAGCCGCGGCGTCGGCGTGCTCGATGTGAACTACGGCGGCTCGACGGGCTACGGACGCGCGTATCGCGAGCGACTCGACGGCCAGTGGGGCATCGTCGACGTCGACGACGTCATCGCCGCGGCCCGCGGCATGGCCGACGCCGGGCTCGCCGACCCTGCCCGCATCGCCATCCGCGGCGGCTCAGCCGGCGGATGGACGGTGCTCTGCGCTCTCGTCCGCGGCGGTGCCTTCAGCGCCGGCATCTCGCGGTACGGAGTCGCCGATCTTCGGATGCTGGCGGCTGAGACGCACGACTTCGAGGCGCACTACCTCGAGGGCCTGGTCGGGCCGCTGCCCGAGGCCGAGCGCGTGTACATCGAGAGGTCCCCGCTGTCGCACGCCGACCGGATCGATGTGCCGGTGCTGCTTCAGCAGGGGTCGGAGGACAGGGTCGTGCCGCCGTCGCAGTCGGAGGCCATCAGGGATGCGCTGGAGGCCCGAGGGGTGCCCCACGAGTACCTGCTGTTCGAGGGTGAGGGGCACGGGTTCCGCGCGGCCTCGTCGATCATCGCGTCGCTCGAGGCGGAACTGCGCTTCCTCGGCCGGACGTTCGGCTTCCCGGTCGCCCCGTAAGGGCTACTCCCCCACGCGATTGCGCAGCCGCATGGCGCGCTCGGCCTCGCGGGTGTCCTGGCGCTCGCGCAGGGTCTGGCGCTTGTCGTACTCCTTCTTGCCCTTCGCGAGGGCGATCTCGACCTTGGCGCGTCCGTCCGAGAAGTACAGCTTCAGCGGGATGAGCGTGTAGCCGCCGGCCGAGACGGCATGCTCGAGCTTGCGGATCTCCTCCTTGTGCAGCAGCAGCTTGCGGATGCGCTTGGCCGAGTGGTTGGTCCAGTGGCCCTGGGAGTACTCCGGGATGTGCACGGCGTCGAGGTACGCCTCGCCGCCCTTGACGTAGGCGTAGCCGTCGCTCAGGTTCGCTCGACCCTGGCGCAGCGACTTGACCTCGGTGCCGGTGAGCACGAGGCCTGCCTCGTACGACTTCTCGAGGTTGTAGTCGTGACGCGCGCGACGGTTGGTCGCGACGACCTTCTCCCCGCGTTCCCTGGGCATGTTCTTCTCCTGACGACAGACAGCCCCTCAGCCTACAGGCTCAGGTGCGCAGCCAGCGCCGGATCGCGAACCCGGCCGACAGGGCCGCCAGCACGATGCCGATGCCGATCAGCACAGGCACGACGAACGCGGCATCCTGCATGTCGACCAGAGGACGCATGAAGGGCACCCGTTCGGCCAGGTAGCCTTCGACGCCGAACTTGACGCCGGCGAGGACGGCGGCGCTGGCGAACACCGAGCCGAGGAACGCCGCGAAGACGCCCTCCAGCACGAACGGCGTCTGGATCGACCGGTTCGACGCGCCCACCAGGCGCATGATGCCGATCTCCTTCCGTCGCGCATACGCCGACAGCCGGATCGTCGTGGCGATGAGCAGCACGGCGGCGATGAGCATGAGCGCTGCGACGCCGACGGCGATGTAGGTCGCGACGGTGAGGGCGGAGAACAGCGGATCGAGCAGGCGGCGCTGATCCTGCACCTCGTCGACACCCGGCAGCCCTGAGAACGCCTCGGTGAGCACCCGGGACTGCTGCGGGTCCTTCATGGTCACGCGGAACGCCACGCCCATGTTCTCGACGCCGAACGCGTTCGCCTGCTCCTCGCCGAACCGCTCCACCCAGTTCTGGTAGGTGGTCTCCTTGTCGTCGAAGGCGACCTCGCTGATCAGGGGGCTGAGCGCAGGGCCGGCCAGGTCGTCCTCGACCTTCGTGATCTGGTCCTCCGTCGCCTCGTCCGCGGTGCAGTTCTCCGATGTCGACAGCGGCGAGCACATGTAGATGGTCACCTCGGCCTTCTCGCCCCAGTAGCCGCGCATCGTCTGGATCTGCGTCTGCATGAGGATGGCCGCGCCCACGAACGTCAGCGAGACGAAGGTGACCAGCACCACCGAGATGACCATGGAGATGTTGCGACGAAGGCCGATGAGGGCCTCGCCGACGATGAGTCCGAAGTTCATGAGGTCGGACCCACTTCCTCGTCGTCGTCACCCGAGAGGCCGAGACGGTCGGCCATGCCGAGCTCGGCGACCTCCACCTCCGGGATCACGATCGGGTTGGTCCGGGGACCGACCGTCGTCGCCGGCTCCTCGGGCGGCGTCGGCGCAGCGGGTGCGCCCTGGACGGGCTGAGCGGGCGGCCGCTGGGCATCCGGATCCGAGGGTGGCGCCACAGCGGGCGGCTGCTCGGCCGGCGGCGTCTCGATCACGCCCGTGATGCTCTCGCGCTGCACCTCCTGGACGGCGGTGAGCGCGGCGGCCGCGGCGGCGCCAGGCACGGCCTCCGGCGTGAGTCGGGGGATGCTCGAGGTGTCGCCGTACCCGCCGCCTGCCTCGTCGCGCACCATCTCGCCGCCCTTGAGCTCGATCACGCGCCGCTGCATCTGATCGACGAAGGCCGCCTCGTGCGTAGCCATCACGACCGTCGTGCCACCGGCGTTGATGCGGGTGAGCAGCTGCATGATGCCGACCGAGGTCGCAGGGTCGAGGTTTCCCGTGGGCTCGTCGGCGAGCAGCACCTTGGGACGGTTGACGATGGCGCGTGCGATCGCGACGCGCTGCTGCTCGCCTCCGGAGAGCTCGTGAGGCATCCGCTTGGCCTTGCCGTCGAGACCGACGAGCGCGAGCGCCTCCGGGACGGCCTGCTGGATGAACCCGCGCGACGATCCGATCACCTGCAGCGAGAACGCCACATTCTGCGCGACGGTCTTCGACGGGAGCAGACGGAAGTCCTGGAAGACCGAGCCGATGTGGCGGCGGAAGTACGGGACCTTGCGATTGGCGAGCGAGCGCAGATCGCGGCCGAGCACGGCGACCCGGCCGGTGGTGGGGACATCCTCGCGGAGGATGAGCCGCAGACAGGTCGACTTGCCCGAGCCGGAGGCCCCCACGAGGAAGACGAACTCGCCTGCCTCGACGTTGAAGTCGACTTCGGACAGTGCGGGGCGGGTGGTGCCGCGGTAGCGTTTGGTGACGTTCTCGAACCGGATCATGGCCCCTCGAGCCTATGCGCGGCTCCGTCCGCGATGCCGAGCGACACTCCCCCGTGGCTTTCCCGTCGAGAGCGACTGATATACACGTAGAGGCGCGGATGCGCCACGAGGGGTTGTCGCAGGCGTGCAGCCGGCGACGCAGACAGGAGGAGGGCGCCATGAGCGTTCCCGCAGGATGGTACGACGACGGATCCGGACGCCAGCGCTGGTGGGACGGCGAGCAGTGGACCGAGCACTACGCTCCCGAGACGCCTGACGCCCCGGAGGAGGGCGGCACGGTGCTCGCGGGCTCCGACGCGAACGCCGATGCGGCAGCGGATGCCCACGTCGCGCCCGCCTCCTACGAACCGCCCGTTGCCCCGGGTGCGCAGGACGCCGAGGACGCGCAGCCCACCCTCGCCTACCCGCCCGTGACACCGGAGGGGTATCCGCAGAGCGCCTACGGTCAGACGTCGAACGAGCAGGTTCCTGGCGGCCAGGTGCCATACGGTCAGGCTCCATACGGGCAGGCTCCATACGGGCAGGCACCGTACGGCCAGGCGCCCTACGGTCTGAGCGGTCAGGGCCAGCAGGGCTACCCGGGCGCAGCGGGATACGACCAGCAGAACCCGTACGCGGCCTCGGCGCAGTACGGCGGCGACGCCGGGTACGGCGCATACGCGGCACCCGCACCGGGTCCGCGCAAGACGCCCGTGCTGGGCTACATCGGGCTCGGTCTCGCCGTCGTGGGCGGCATCATCGCGTGCATCCCGAACTTCGTCACGTTCGGCATCGGCTCGTTCCTGCTGTTCGCCGCGTTCGTCGTGTCGATCATCGCGCTGTTCATCAAGAACACGGCGAAGTGGCCTGGCATCGTCGGGCTCATCCTGTCGGTCGTGATGGGCATCGTCGCGACCATCGTGCTGAGCGTGAGCTTCTTCGTCAGCTACGCCAACGACCCGTGGGACTCGTCGTACGACGGGTACTCGTCCGAAGAGCCGTGGGCCGAGGAGTCCGTCGAGCCGAGCGCGCCCGGCGATGCGAGCGGGGAGCGCCCGACCCCCGAGGAGCTCGCGACGGGTCTCGCCGAGATCGCAGGCACCTCCGAGGCCGGCGGCTACACCGACGACCTGCTCCTGTGCCTCGGCGAGGAGTTCTACGCCTCCGAGATGAGCGACGAGGCGCTGCAGACGGTCGCCGACGGCACCAGCGACTTCACGGATCCGGCGGATGCCCTCGAGTTCGCCTCGACGTTCGCCGACGCAGCGGGCGTCTGCGCCGGATGACCTCCGCGTGAGATGCAGAACGGGCCCGGGAGCATCGCTCCCGGGCCCGTTCTCATGTCGAGGTGAGGATCAGTCCTCTTCCTTGCGCTTGCGCCAGCGGATGCCCGCCGAGATGAAGTCGTCGAGGTCGCCGTCGAAGACACTCGCCGGGTTCCCCGACTCATGGCCGGTGCGCAGGTCCTTGACGAGCTGCTGGCCGTAGAGGAAGTACGAGCGCATCTGGTCGCCCCAGCTGGCCGTGATGTTGCCTGCGAGTTCTTTCTTCTTCGCAGCCTCCTCCTCCTTCTGCAGCAGCAGGAGGCGGGTCTGCAGGACGCGCATGGCGGCGGCGCGGTTCTGGATCTGCGACTTCTCGTTCTGCATCGACACGACGATGCCCGTGGGCAGGTGGGTGATGCGCACGGCCGAGTCGGTCGTGTTCACCGACTGGCCACCGGGGCCCGACGAACGGAACACGTCGACGCGGATGTCGTTCTCGGGGATCTCGACCTCGGTCGCCTCCTCCATCAGCGGGATGACCTCGACGGCGGCGAACGAGGTCTGTCGCTTGTCGGCCGAGCCGAACGGGCTGATGCGAGCCAGGCGGTGCGTGCCTGCCTCGACCGAGAGCGTCCCGAAGGCGTAAGGCGCGGTGACCTCGAACGTGGTCGACTTGATGCCCGCACCCTCCGCGTACGAGGTGTCGAGCACCTTCACGGGGTAGCCGTGCTGCTCGGCCCAGCGCAGGTACATGCGCATGAGCATCTCGGCGAAGTCGGTGGCGTCGTCTCCTCCAGCCCCGGAGCGGATCGTGATGATCGCGTTGCGCTCGTCGTACTCGCCGTCGAGCAGCGTCTGCACCTCGAGCTGGTTGATGGTCTGCGTGAGCGACTCGAGCTCGGCGCGCGCTTCGGCTGCGGAGTCGTCGTCCTGCATCTCGTTGGCGAGCTCGACGAGCACGTCGAGGTCATCGAGTCGGCGCTCGACCTCGGTGACGCGCTTGAGGTCGGCCTGCTTGTGGCTGAGAGCGCTGGTGACCTTCTGCGCCTTCTCGGGGTCGTCCCAGAGGTCGGGGGCGCCCGCTTCCTCGCTGAGTCGCGCGATGTCCTCGCGCAGGGAATCGACGTCGACGACCTCGCGGATGTCGCCGAAGGTGTGTCGCAGGGCCTGTATGTCGGCGGAGAGATCGAGTTCGAACATGGCAGTCCACCTTATCGCGCCGTGGCCCCGGTTCCCTGACCCCCGCATGCCCTGGTTCCGTGGCCCCGGCATGCCCTGGTTCCGTGGCCCCGGTATGTCCGTCCGCCGTCATGGCGCCGGCGGGCTAGCGTGAGCGTTGTGAGCGACAGTGCGGCGAAGGTCCTGAGGCGGTTCGGACCCATGGTCTACGCGCCGACGGTTCTCTTCTCGCTCGGCGAGGGTGCCGTCATCCCGCTCATCCCCGTCGTCGCGACCCGTCTCGGTGCCGATGTCTCGGTCGCCGCACTGGTGGCCTCGGCGATCGTGATCGGGCAGCTGTGCGGCAATCTCCCGGCAGGTGCGCTGGTGGCCAGGATCGGCGAGCGCTTCACGATGGTCGTCGCCGGCGGGCTGTCGATCGTCGCCGGCGTCGGGATGCTGCTCGCGGAGCACCTCGCCCTGTTCGCGCTCTCGGTGTTCGTGCTCGGCTTCTGCGCCGCTGCGTTCGGGCTCGCCAGGCATGCGTTCATGACCACGAGGGTCCCGCCGCGGTTCCGCGCGAGGGCCCTTTCTCTGCTCGGCGGCAGCTTCCGCTTCGGCGTGTTCGTCGGACCGTTCGTCGCGGCGGCGCTCATCCAGCTCACCGGATCGGAGCAGTCGACGATCTGGGCCCTGATCGTGTGCTGCGCGGCTATCGTGCCGCTGGTGCTTTTCGGCCCCGACCCCGAGAAGAGCAGCCCGGTGCTGCTGAAGCCCACCGGTGCCGCGGTCGCCGAGGACTCGGGCGAGGTGGTCACAGGATCCATCCCCACCCGCGATCGCTACGGGGTGCTCGAGACGATCCGGTACTACCGGGGCGTGCTCATGCGCCTGGGGATCGCTGCGGCCGCCCTGTCGGCGGTGCGCTCGGCCCGCCAGGTGATCGTTCCGCTGTGGGGTGTCTCGCTCGGGCTCGACGCCAGCACGATCGCGATCGTCGTCGGGGTCTCCGGCGCGATCGACTTCGCCCTTTTCTACGCGAGCGGACAGGTGATGGACCGCTTCGGCCGCATCTGGGCCGCGCTGCCGGCGATGCTGCTCATGGCCGCGGGCCTGATCGCGCTCTCGCTCACACACGATCTCGATCACGCGTCGATGTGGTTCGCGCTCATGGCCGCCGTGCTGGGGCTCGGCAACGGCCTCTCCAGTGGCATCCTGCTCACCTACGGCGCCGATCTCGCCCCTGAGACGGATCCGGCGACCTTCCTCGGCGCGTGGCGGACGCTGACGGATGCCGGGGGCGCGGCGGCTCCGGTGCTCGTGGCGTCGATCGTCGCGCTCGCCTCGCTGCCCCTCGCCACGGGGGTGATGGGCGCGGTGGCGCTGCTGGGCGCCGCCGGCTTCGCCGTATGGACGCCGCGTTTCCTGCCGCGCCACGACACCTGAGCGACGCGGCCGCTCAGCGCAGCGCCGTGCGGCTCGTCGCCGTCGCCTCGAGCGGCACCCCGGCGGGCACGAACGGCGAGAAGAGCGGCGGATGCCAGTCCGCGGCGACCGTGACGCTGGCGGAGACACCGTCGGGCGTGGTGGCCGACACCAGTGTGGCCTGCGCGTCGACGGCTTCCACCACGGCCGAGGCCTGATCGCGCACGCCGTCGTCGGTGAGCTCGGCACGGACGCCGTCACCCTCGGCCCGCAGCGTGAAGCCGTCTGATCCGGCGAGCGCCGCCGCGTCGGCGAGCGAGTCGAGGCGCTTCTGCGCGATGTACAGGTCGGTGGCGCACACGCAGACGAAGATCACGACGACCGCGAGCAGGAGATAGCCGAGGATCAGCGGCAGCACGCTGCCCTCATCGTCGCCGAGCGCCTCTCGGATCCGTTCGCCCACGCTCATCGGTCACCCCACAGCCTGGAGATCTTCTGCGCGGCCTGCGCCTCGACGGGGATGGCCGCCAACTCGTCCAGCCCGAAGATCGGCGGCATCAGCGGCAGGGCGACCTCCGTGCGCACCGTGACGATCACGGTCGCGCCCGCCGTCGGGCACTCATCCGCCCTCGGACGGCAGGTGATGGCGACGTCCACGGCGTCCGCATCCATGTTGTATTCGCGGATCACGCCGGCGAGCACGGCGTCTCCTCGTTCGGCGGCGGTGCGGGCATCCGGTGCCTGCCCGATCACCCTGGCGGTGTGACGGGCGGCGGCCTCTGCTCCGAGGGTCTGCTCCTGCACCGCGCCCAGCAGCAGCACCAGGTACACCAGCGGCACCAGCAGCAGGACGCCCGCGACGATGAACTCGAGAGCGGCGGAACCGGTCTCGTCGTCGAGGAGCGACCTACTCCTCTCCGAACGACTCGACGGGCGCACGTGCCTCCACCTCCAATCCGTAGGGCACACCGAGCAGCCCGAGCACGGGAAGCGTGGTGCGCACCCGCACGACCACGCTCGAGTGCCCCAGACTCGAGTCCTGCCCGATCCCGACGTCGCCGGCGTAGTCCGCGCCCACTGCCCGGGTGATCACGGCCTCGGTGCGCGCTGCGCCCTCGTCGAGCGTCGTGTCGGCGAGGGCGGCGTAGTGGGCTCCTTCGACCGCGGCGTCGTGCACGACGTTGCGCACGTACATCGCGAGGGCGATCTGCAGCACGGCCAGCGTGAGCGCTGTCAGGAGCGCCCCGACGAGCACGAACTCGACAGGGCTCGAGCCTCGCTCGTCGTCGAGCAGCGACCGACCGCGCATGGCGAGCACCGATCAGATGCCGGATACGCGTGAGATCGCCTGCTCGAACAGGTCGACGAGAGCGGGCCCGGCGACGGCCCAGATCACGACGACCAGCGCAGCGGTCATCAATGTGACCAGCACCCATCCGGGAACATCGCCCCGCTCGTCGGCGACGAGGTCGCGGCCTGTGGTCATCCATCTCTTGAGCGTCTTCATCTCTTTTCCCTCCGGATAGCGGTCGTGTCAGCCGAGGCCGAGTCGCAGGATGAACAGCCCCGGGTACACGGCGAAGAGCACCGAGAGCGGCAGGATCAGGAACACGAGAGGCAGGAGCATGAGGATCTCCTTCTGGCCCGCCTGTTCGATGAGCACCCGCTTCGCCTCATCGCGAGCGTCTGCGGCCTGGGAGTGCAGCACCGCGGCGAGCGGCGCGCCGTGCTCCAGCGCCGCGATGATCTGGTCGATGGCCCGGGACAGGCCGGGCAGCCGCAGCCGCGTGGCGGTCTCGCCGAGGGCATCGGCGAGCGGCGACCCGGTGTGCACGGCGAGCACGGCCTGCCGCAGCTCCTGGGTGAGCTCGCCCGTGCCGATCGCCGACACGCGCCGCAGAGCATCCAGCAGAGACTCCCCCGCAGAGAGGCAGAGCGCGAGGAACTCGAGCGAGGTGGGCAGCTCGTCGGCGAGGCGTGCACGGCGCGAACGCGCCCGGGCCGTGAGCTGCATGTCGTACGCGATGGCGGCGCCGGCCGCGAGGATGGCCGGCAGCAGGGCCGCGGGCGGAGTCATCCGGCCGGACACGGCGATGATCACCACGACGATCGCGCCCGCGAGCAGGCCGCCGACTCCCCATGCGAGCTGCCGGCCGCGGAAGGCCGCGGGGGTCTGGGCGAGGCCGGCCTGGGCAAGGCGCAGCCGCAGGGCGTCGCCGCCGCCGAGCATCCGGTCGAGCAGCTCGCGCAGCCGTTCCCACAGACGCCTGCCGTGCACCGGCATGACTCCGACGACGGGAAGGACGCCTGCGGGCAGCGCCTCGTCCGCGACGACGTCGCGCACGTAGGGAGCGATGCGTCGTTCGAGCGATGGAGCACCCCACCTGGGCAGTGCGGAGAGCACGCCCAGCAGTCCGAGCGCGAGCGTCCCGCCCAGCAGCACCGCGATCGCGACGTCCGTCAGCGCGCTCATCCGAACCACCGCTCAGGCTCCGGCAGTCTGCCGATCCGCAGCATGATGCGGAACGCGATCACCGAGACGACCGCACCGGCCAGGATGACGACCACCCCCTCGGGGCTGCCGTACGCGTCGCGCCCCTCCGGGCGCATCGCCAGCAGGCCGAGGATCACCCACGGCGCACCGGCCCCGAGAACCGCCGCGCCGCGGATCCACGACTGGCGCGCCTCCACCTCGCCGCGCAGCGCGGCATCGGCACGCACGGAGGACGACAGCGCACGCAGCACGCCGGTGAGCTCCGTGCCGCCCACCTGACGTGCCATGCGCAGAGTCTCGACGATGCGATCGGCGATCGGGTCTGCGAGGGTCGCCTTGAGCCGGTCGAGGCTCGATTCGAAGCGTCCGGTCTGCTGGAGGTCACGGGCGAACACGGCGAATGCCGGGCGCACGGCGGGCGGCGCGGAACCGGCGAGGCTCGCCGTGGCATCCGGAAGCGACAGCCCCACCCTGATCGCCGCCACGAGCAGATCGCAGACGTCCGGCCACATCTGCCGGCGCGCCTTGCGCAGCCGCAGGCGGCGACCGCGCAGGAACATCACCGGGGCGGCGGCACCGGCCAGCGCCGCGAGCAGCGCCAGAACCGGGATGCCGGTGAGCAGCCACGCGAGTGCGGCCACCGTCACGGCGATCCCGACCATGCACGCGACGACCGCGCGCACCGGCGTGCGGGCGTGCCCCGCCTCGTCGAGGAGCCGGCGCAGCCGGGTGCTGCGCACCACACGACGCGGCGTCTCTCGCGGGGGCCAGAGCCATGGCGATGCGCAGAGCAGAATGCCGGTGCCGAGCATCGCTCCGATGAGCAGCGTCATGCCTCCTCCCCCGCTCGGTAGACCGCGGTGCTGAGGATGCGGCCGTCGACGACCTCTCCGGTCGGGGCGATCACCTCGGCGACGCGCCGCGATCCGTCCGGCTCACGCCGGCAGTGCACGACGAACGAGATCGATGACGCCAGCGCGGGGGCGATGAACGCGCGGTCGATGTTGCGCCCGGCGAGCAGGGGAAGCAGGGCGAGCTTCTCGAGGGCCTCGGCCGCCGAATTGGAATGCACGGTTCCCGCCCCCGGCACGCCGGTGTTCAGCGCGAGCACCAGGTCGAGCGCCTCCGCGTCGCGCACCTCGCCGACGACGAGGCGGTCCGGCCGCATGCGCAGCGCCTCCTTCACGAGCCGCCGCAGCGTGATCTCGCCCGTGCCCTCGAGACTCGCCTGTCGTCCCTGCAGGGCCACGACATCCGGCCCGTCGACGGCGAGCTCGAAGGTCTCCTCGACGGTGATGATCCGCTGCTCGGCCGCGCACTCCGCGAGCAGGGCGCCGAGCAGTGTGGTCTTTCCCGCGTGCGTCGCACCCGAGACGATGATGCTGCGCCCCTCGTCCAGCGCGTCGAGCAGCAGATCGGCGACATGCCTCGGCACCGATCCCTGCGCGACCAGGGCGTCGAGCGAGCGATGCCGCTTCAGGAACTTGCGGATGTTCACCGCCCATGACCCGCGAACGACGTCGGCGATCGCCACATGCAGACGGGATCCGTCGGGAAGCGAGGCATCGACGAACGGCTGGCTGACGTCCACCCTCCGCCCGGTGGTCTGCAGCATCCGCTCGACCAGGTCGCGGATGAGGGCATCCGTCAGTTGCAGATCGACGCGATGCGATGCCCCACCCTTCGCCACGAAGACGCTGTCCGGTCCGTTCAGCCAGATCTCCTCGACGTCCGGATCGTCGAGGAGCGGCTGCAGGGCGCCGAAGCCCGAGACCGACGCCAGCACGTCGCGCACGAGAGCGGCCTCGTCATCGATCATCGCCTCACCGCGCTGCAGAGCGAGATCGTTGTGCCGCCGCACCTCGAGCTGAGCGATGCGCCGCGCCTCGTCGGGCCGGGCCCCCGGATCGGTGTTCTCGAGGCGCAGGCGCCGGCGCACGCTCTCTGCGACGGCGACGGCGGGATGGCTCACGCGGGCATCCTGACAGAGATCCGAAGACGGGCACGGAAGTTATCCACAGCCGGTCCTCGCACAAGGCGCTGGGCAGATCTACGGAAAACCCGACCGACCCGATCGCTAGACTCAAGAGCGCGCGGAAGTGGTGGAATTGGTAGACACGCAGGATTTAGGTTCCTGTGCCCCAGGGCGTGTGGGTTCAAGTCCCATCTTCCGCACAGCATCCCCCATGCACACCGCCGCAATCGAACGACGGGAACTCTCTTGCTTCACACCATGCTCCAGGCACCGACGGCGCTGATCCCATGGCTCGACCCGGCGAACATCATCGAGGGCGCCGGCTCCTGGGCCCTGGCGGTGGTCTGCTTCATCGTCTTCGCCGAGACCGGCCTGCTGGTCGGCTTCCTGCTGCCGGGCGACACCCTGCTGATCATCTCGGGTCTGCTCACCCACACGAATGACATCTTCGGCGTGAACATCTGGGTGGTCTCGCTGCTCATCGCCCTCGCGGCATTCGTCGGCGGCGAGGTCGGCTACCTGATCGGGCACAAGGGCGGTCCCGCCGTGTTCGAGCGCAAGGAGTCGGGTCTGTTCAGCG
It encodes:
- a CDS encoding DUF2510 domain-containing protein, producing MSVPAGWYDDGSGRQRWWDGEQWTEHYAPETPDAPEEGGTVLAGSDANADAAADAHVAPASYEPPVAPGAQDAEDAQPTLAYPPVTPEGYPQSAYGQTSNEQVPGGQVPYGQAPYGQAPYGQAPYGQAPYGLSGQGQQGYPGAAGYDQQNPYAASAQYGGDAGYGAYAAPAPGPRKTPVLGYIGLGLAVVGGIIACIPNFVTFGIGSFLLFAAFVVSIIALFIKNTAKWPGIVGLILSVVMGIVATIVLSVSFFVSYANDPWDSSYDGYSSEEPWAEESVEPSAPGDASGERPTPEELATGLAEIAGTSEAGGYTDDLLLCLGEEFYASEMSDEALQTVADGTSDFTDPADALEFASTFADAAGVCAG
- the ftsX gene encoding permease-like cell division protein FtsX, which codes for MNFGLIVGEALIGLRRNISMVISVVLVTFVSLTFVGAAILMQTQIQTMRGYWGEKAEVTIYMCSPLSTSENCTADEATEDQITKVEDDLAGPALSPLISEVAFDDKETTYQNWVERFGEEQANAFGVENMGVAFRVTMKDPQQSRVLTEAFSGLPGVDEVQDQRRLLDPLFSALTVATYIAVGVAALMLIAAVLLIATTIRLSAYARRKEIGIMRLVGASNRSIQTPFVLEGVFAAFLGSVFASAAVLAGVKFGVEGYLAERVPFMRPLVDMQDAAFVVPVLIGIGIVLAALSAGFAIRRWLRT
- a CDS encoding pilus assembly protein TadG-related protein, with the protein product MSVGERIREALGDDEGSVLPLILGYLLLAVVVIFVCVCATDLYIAQKRLDSLADAAALAGSDGFTLRAEGDGVRAELTDDGVRDQASAVVEAVDAQATLVSATTPDGVSASVTVAADWHPPLFSPFVPAGVPLEATATSRTALR
- a CDS encoding prolyl oligopeptidase family serine peptidase — encoded protein: MTAPHGSWPSPFTAQMIAQASPRIDGARFVGDEIWWGESVPAEGGRVTVRSSSGAEVLPLPWNARSRVHEYGGGAWTAGDDGTLYFVNGADQRVHRMPRGGVPEPLTEAGPAFGGLRLQRGRLLAVREDLRPEQHLRAIVEIPLDGSAADDESAVRTLVSTSGFVAHPALSPDGERLAWVQWSTVRMPWEQALLHVAPVGGDEIESTRTHAALQPEWVSDDELLHLDDPSGRWNLRRLRLGETSTGFAAADADTGGPLWVLGTRWYQPLDDGRVVAVRTNGADQIVQISPDGESVELLTLPITAEASVDDARGSKVLISGAGRTVGAGLWCVDLDDGTITTVTGGAEADARWVPRARPVTFDGPHGPVHAFDYPPTNPDATAPDGELPPYIVMVHGGPTAHVSGAASTAYAYWTSRGVGVLDVNYGGSTGYGRAYRERLDGQWGIVDVDDVIAAARGMADAGLADPARIAIRGGSAGGWTVLCALVRGGAFSAGISRYGVADLRMLAAETHDFEAHYLEGLVGPLPEAERVYIERSPLSHADRIDVPVLLQQGSEDRVVPPSQSEAIRDALEARGVPHEYLLFEGEGHGFRAASSIIASLEAELRFLGRTFGFPVAP
- the prfB gene encoding peptide chain release factor 2 is translated as MFELDLSADIQALRHTFGDIREVVDVDSLREDIARLSEEAGAPDLWDDPEKAQKVTSALSHKQADLKRVTEVERRLDDLDVLVELANEMQDDDSAAEARAELESLTQTINQLEVQTLLDGEYDERNAIITIRSGAGGDDATDFAEMLMRMYLRWAEQHGYPVKVLDTSYAEGAGIKSTTFEVTAPYAFGTLSVEAGTHRLARISPFGSADKRQTSFAAVEVIPLMEEATEVEIPENDIRVDVFRSSGPGGQSVNTTDSAVRITHLPTGIVVSMQNEKSQIQNRAAAMRVLQTRLLLLQKEEEAAKKKELAGNITASWGDQMRSYFLYGQQLVKDLRTGHESGNPASVFDGDLDDFISAGIRWRKRKEED
- the smpB gene encoding SsrA-binding protein SmpB; its protein translation is MPRERGEKVVATNRRARHDYNLEKSYEAGLVLTGTEVKSLRQGRANLSDGYAYVKGGEAYLDAVHIPEYSQGHWTNHSAKRIRKLLLHKEEIRKLEHAVSAGGYTLIPLKLYFSDGRAKVEIALAKGKKEYDKRQTLRERQDTREAERAMRLRNRVGE
- a CDS encoding MFS transporter, producing MVYAPTVLFSLGEGAVIPLIPVVATRLGADVSVAALVASAIVIGQLCGNLPAGALVARIGERFTMVVAGGLSIVAGVGMLLAEHLALFALSVFVLGFCAAAFGLARHAFMTTRVPPRFRARALSLLGGSFRFGVFVGPFVAAALIQLTGSEQSTIWALIVCCAAIVPLVLFGPDPEKSSPVLLKPTGAAVAEDSGEVVTGSIPTRDRYGVLETIRYYRGVLMRLGIAAAALSAVRSARQVIVPLWGVSLGLDASTIAIVVGVSGAIDFALFYASGQVMDRFGRIWAALPAMLLMAAGLIALSLTHDLDHASMWFALMAAVLGLGNGLSSGILLTYGADLAPETDPATFLGAWRTLTDAGGAAAPVLVASIVALASLPLATGVMGAVALLGAAGFAVWTPRFLPRHDT
- the ftsE gene encoding cell division ATP-binding protein FtsE, with the protein product MIRFENVTKRYRGTTRPALSEVDFNVEAGEFVFLVGASGSGKSTCLRLILREDVPTTGRVAVLGRDLRSLANRKVPYFRRHIGSVFQDFRLLPSKTVAQNVAFSLQVIGSSRGFIQQAVPEALALVGLDGKAKRMPHELSGGEQQRVAIARAIVNRPKVLLADEPTGNLDPATSVGIMQLLTRINAGGTTVVMATHEAAFVDQMQRRVIELKGGEMVRDEAGGGYGDTSSIPRLTPEAVPGAAAAAALTAVQEVQRESITGVIETPPAEQPPAVAPPSDPDAQRPPAQPVQGAPAAPTPPEEPATTVGPRTNPIVIPEVEVAELGMADRLGLSGDDDEEVGPTS